A region from the Ptychodera flava strain L36383 chromosome 12, AS_Pfla_20210202, whole genome shotgun sequence genome encodes:
- the LOC139145917 gene encoding kelch-like protein 31, translating to MLEDRAFFSLVTVNNCLYAIGGLTSTYKDENNHISRLTSSVEIYDPLNNSWSLGISLPFDLCCHATTTLDNRIYVMGGVQNSFTLSTQRLSDISRGMYLQGCTTNLCLEVTSGVSWEGRSPLPVGRAGHGICQLPGNQIVLVGGLGLTERNMERYDPYHDTWDMLADSAFPTKIEWLSVTSVSNTIYIIGGGDTPPAPGCLTPKFGHLFTYQCGVKSEPWNMQLTSWEQRFLPGSQLCASKLPKDLPDVKASQKQLNGFLGPLRCIKNQEPPQCRLEFREYETESDANKTEDQQSITVEAIQKELAVDTLEKIGKYCESCFSDVVLIADGISFSSSKALLSACSDYFKAMFTGGLRESTFHQQKVELVDITADALTCILHYVYTGTLILTHENVISVLDAASHFQMVCVQKLCIRYLQEFTSVETFTESFNIAMVYSLQGELLQSSKIMDIFMSLAKDQSSSLVDISYEGLTCILTQPSMALYSPEDVFKIIVEWIRQDENHAKKAEELMSYVKLTHMETSRLVDVVQQVPYMTERSSLRSLIVDALKSHHTAIDHQETNEGSEDVVIAIEGLNLNHQSHMYYLDGENNQWRKLSRLPANQLAFSVAVFNNVLYLAGGEVHQSLDVDRSGTSFAVDTVYRYDPRNNQWMVMAPMRTKRTDFCLLACKGYLYAVCGRNTSSKYGMRDVERYDPKLNVWAASERLPEPMYAMGGAEFDGKIYINGGHAGSLYSSSNKVYCYNPDTKQWLQKSSSVIHRSWHNIVTMANYLYALGGLQSGRNRNLWRLERYDPKADSWIVLDHINQQIQSPIGSNGTIAGYKCTILNGQLYVIYGHFLNGDYIVGRVVFRYDMQQNKWQKCPDLVNEDCQALCTLKVSKHLIHADRECETEMPIAGDGDGQPFTDRKHCLQTLHGLYALQQEELLCDTTLRIGKRVFHCLGVMLTAASSVFEQLIMQGKQALTLGDEQSQDTSVIIQKSARADHRMFEVYGVTESDFAELLQLACTMQITVQTEEKFGTIKKLAEDFRLKFTEKLFDAYLEEMRSGADKTEPCAVQLPGSISSVKYSMDEIADIWDAH from the exons ATGTTGGAAGACAGAGCTTTCTTTTCTCTGGTTACTGTAAATAACTGTTTGTATGCAATTGGTGGACTAACATCAACTTATAAAGatgaaaataatcatatttcCCGTCTTACAAGCTCGGTAGAGATTTATGATCCATTGAACAACTCATGGTCATTAGGCATCAGTTTACCATTTGATCTGTGTTGTCATGCTACAACCACCCTTGATAACAGGATCTATGTCATGGGTGGTGTCCAGAATTCATTTACCTTGTCCACACAACGACTCTCAGATATTTCAAGGGGGATGTACCTACAGGGATGCACCACAAATCTATGCCTTGAAGTAACATCAGGAGTAAGCTGGGAGGGTAGATCACCTCTCCCAGTTGGTCGTGCCGGGCATGGGATTTGCCAGCTGCCTGGAAATCAAATAGTTCTTGTTGGAGGATTAGGTCTAACTGAAAGAAATATGGAGCGTTATGATCCTTATCATGACACCTGGGATATGTTGGCTGATTCTGCTTTCCCAACCAAAATTGAATGGCTGTCAGTGACGTCTGTTAGCAACACCATTTATATCATCGGTGGTGGGGACACTCCACCAGCACCAGGTTGTTTGACCCCAAAGTTTGGTCacttatttacatatcaatGTGGTGTCAAGTCAGAACCATGGAATATGCAACTCACGTCTTGGGAACAGCGTTTCCTACCAGGAAGCCAACTTTGTGCCAGTAAACTTCCAAAAGACTTACCAGATGTGAAGGCTAGCCAAAAACAACTCAATG GTTTTCTTGGTCCACTTAGATGCATTAAGAATCAAGAGCCTCCGCAATGCCGTTTAGAATTTCGTGAATATGAGACTGAGTCGGATGCCAACAAAACAGAAGACCAACAATCCATAACAGTTGAAGCTATACAGAAGGAATTGGCCGTTGACACTCtggaaaaaattggcaaatattGTGAGTCCTGTTTCAGTGATGTCGTCCTTATTGCCGATGGTATCTCCTTTTCAAGCAGCAAAGCTCTGCTGTCTGCGTGCAGTGACTACTTCAAGGCCATGTTCACTGGGGGACTGAGAGAAAGTACCTTTCACCAACAGAAAGTTGAACTTGTTGACATTACAGCCGATGCCCTCACATGTATTTTGCACTATGTGTACACTGGGACCCTCATATTAACCCATGAGAATGTCATCAGTGTCCTTGATGCTGCAAGTCACTTTCAGATGGTTTGTGTTCAGAAATTATGCATCAGGTACCTACAGGAATTTACTAGTGTTGAAACCTTTACGGAGAGTTTCAACATTGCAATGGTGTACAGCCTACAAGGAGAACTATTACAGAGTTCCAAAATTATGGACATATTTATGTCCCTGGCCAAAGATCAGAGCAGCAGCTTGGTAGATATTTCATATGAAGGGTTGACATGTATACTGACACAGCCAAGTATGGCCCTCTACAGTCCTGAAGATGTGTTCAAGATCATCGTTGAATGGATCAGGCAAGATGAGAATCATGCAAAAAAAGCAGAAGAACTGATGTCCTACGTCAAGTTAACTCACATGGAGACTTCACGTCTGGTTGATGTGGTTCAACAAGTTCCCTACATGACTGAGAGGTCATCACTCAGATCCTTGATTGTGGATGCTTTGAAAAGTCACCACACAGCAATTGATCATCAGGAGACTAATGAAGGAAGTGAGGATGTTGTCATAGCGATAGAGGGACTGAACCTCAATCATCAAAGTCACATGTATTATCTAGACGGTGAAAATAATCAGTGGCGGAAGCTAAGCAGACTTCCAGCCAATCAACTAGCTTTCAGTGTTGCAGtcttcaataatgttctatacTTGGCTGGTGGTGAGGTCCATCAATCCTTGGACGTTGATCGCAGTGGCACTTCCTTTGCTGTTGATACAGTGTACCGCTATGACCCACGAAACAACCAGTGGATGGTGATGGCACCAATGCGAACCAAAAGAACAGATTTCTGTCTCCTGGCATGTAAAGGTTACCTGTATGCTGTGTGTGGGCGGAACACGAGCAGCAAGTATGGTATGAGAGATGTTGAGAGGTATGACCCTAAGCTGAATGTCTGGGCTGCAAGTGAGCGACTTCCAGAGCCAATGTACGCAATGGGTGGTGCTGAATTTGATGGAAAGATATACATCAACGGCGGTCATGCAGGTTCCCTGTACTCCAGTTCAAACAAAGTCTACTGCTACAATCCAGACACAAAACAGTGGTTGCAGAAATCTTCATCAGTCATCCACAGATCGTGGCATAACATTGTTACCATGGCCAATTATCTGTATGCTCTTGGTGGATTACAGTCCGGCCGAAACAGAAACTTATGGAGGCTGGAACGATATGACCCCAAGGCAGACTCATGGATTGTTCTTGATCACATCAATCAGCAAATACAAAGTCCAATCGGATCAAATGGAACCATAGCTGGATACAAATGCACCATTTTAAATGGGCAGCTATATGTCATATACGGACATTTTCTAAATGGTGATTACATTGTAGGTAGAGTAGTCTTTCGTTACGACATGCAGCAAAACAAGTGGCAGAAGTGTCCTGACTTGGTTAATGAAGACTGTCAAGCTCTGTGTACATTGAAGGTATCCAAACACCTGATTCATGCTGATAGAG AATGTGAGACTGAAATGCCAATTGCTGGTGATGGTGATGGCCAACCATTCACTGATAGAAAACACTGCCTTCAGACTCTGCATGGACTCTATGCGTTACAACAAGAAGAGCTGCTCTGTGATACAACGCTGAGAATTGGCAAAAGGGTTTTTCATTGTCTTGGCGTCATGTTGACAGCAGCAAGTTCTGTATTTGAACAGCTTATAATGCAAG GAAAGCAGGCATTAACTCTTGGAGATGAACAGTCACAGGACACAAGTGTGATCATACAGAAGTCAGCTCGTGCGGATCACAGGATGTTTGAAGTTTACGGTGTTACAGAAAGTGATTTTGCAGAACTACTGCAGTTGGCTTGTACCATGCAGATCACAGTCCAAACTGAGGAAAAATTTGGTACAATCAAGAAACTTGCTGAGGATTTCCGCTTGAAATTTACGGAGAAACTGTTTGATGCATATCTGGAAGAGATGAGGTCAGGAGCCGATAAGACAGAGCCCTGTGCTGTACAGTTGCCAGGATCAATATCATCTGTGAAGTATTCAATGGATGAGATTGCTGATATATGGGATGCCCACTGA